A genomic window from Flavobacterium phycosphaerae includes:
- a CDS encoding nitrous oxide reductase family maturation protein NosD: MKNSLYIACCLFAFQLMMANTIHVGSHYPVKSIKKAIALAVDGDTVMVHKGLYREGNIVIYKKIAFLGKDYPVLDAQKKGEVLSVKADSVVVQGFKIINSGFAALDDPCGIKVYNKKFVQIYNNRLDNNFFGIYLQNCSNCIVKGNHIVSHGTQEQLIGNGVHCWKSDNLQIIANTISGHRDGIYFEFVTNSVIWRNISAQNIRYGLHFMFSNDDSYITNLFKNNGAGVAVMFSKEVKMINNTFEENWGDSAYGLLLKEIADGYIFNNKFVKNTSGIYMEGTSRMKVEKNDFISNGWGMKIQASCMDNEIVNNNYLKNTFDISTNGSLVLNTFNSNYWDKYEGYDLDKNGVGDVPYHPLSLFAVLTEKNASTMLLYRSFMITLLDKSEKVLPSITPDNFVDKTPLMKSLPL; the protein is encoded by the coding sequence ATGAAAAATAGTCTCTATATAGCTTGTTGCCTTTTTGCTTTTCAACTAATGATGGCCAACACCATTCATGTGGGAAGTCACTATCCCGTAAAAAGTATTAAAAAAGCCATTGCCCTTGCTGTAGATGGTGATACCGTTATGGTGCACAAAGGATTGTATAGAGAAGGAAACATAGTAATCTACAAAAAGATTGCTTTTCTGGGAAAGGATTACCCGGTTTTAGATGCCCAAAAGAAAGGCGAAGTTTTATCGGTTAAAGCGGATAGTGTAGTAGTTCAGGGGTTTAAAATTATCAACTCCGGTTTTGCAGCACTAGACGATCCGTGTGGAATCAAAGTGTATAACAAAAAGTTTGTCCAAATTTATAACAACCGTCTTGACAATAATTTCTTTGGTATTTATCTGCAAAACTGTTCTAATTGCATTGTAAAAGGAAACCATATAGTTTCCCACGGCACCCAAGAACAACTCATCGGAAACGGTGTTCATTGCTGGAAAAGTGACAATTTGCAAATTATTGCCAATACCATTTCGGGCCATCGTGACGGTATTTATTTTGAATTTGTAACCAATTCGGTGATTTGGAGAAACATTTCCGCCCAAAATATTCGTTACGGCTTGCATTTTATGTTTTCCAATGACGATTCCTATATTACCAATTTGTTTAAAAACAACGGAGCCGGAGTAGCTGTTATGTTTTCCAAAGAGGTTAAAATGATTAACAATACGTTTGAAGAAAACTGGGGGGATTCCGCTTATGGTTTATTGCTCAAAGAAATCGCTGACGGGTATATTTTCAACAATAAGTTTGTCAAAAACACTTCCGGAATTTACATGGAAGGGACCTCCCGAATGAAAGTGGAAAAAAATGATTTTATATCCAACGGCTGGGGCATGAAGATTCAAGCCAGTTGCATGGATAACGAAATTGTAAACAACAACTATCTTAAAAATACTTTTGATATCAGCACCAACGGAAGCTTGGTATTAAACACTTTTAACAGCAATTATTGGGATAAATATGAAGGCTACGATTTAGATAAAAACGGAGTAGGAGATGTGCCTTACCATCCTTTGAGCTTATTTGCGGTGTTGACCGAAAAAAATGCTTCCACCATGTTACTCTACCGAAGCTTTATGATTACCTTACTGGACAAATCCGAAAAAGTACTGCCCAGCATAACTCCGGATAATTTTGTTGACAAAACGCCCCTAATGAAGTCACTACCACTATGA
- a CDS encoding ABC transporter ATP-binding protein, which translates to MIEIKNIYKKFGKLEVLSDVNLSCKKGECIALIGPNGCGKTTLIKSILGMVLPDKGSIEFNGKTVLKEYLYRENIGYMPQIGRYPDNMSIGQIIDMIKKIRNCQSELDEDLLKAFEIEKMYDKKMRTLSGGTTQKISAVLAFLFNPDVLILDEPTAGLDPLASEILKEKIIKEKEKGKLIFITSHLLSELDDLITEIIFMQEGKVYFHKKVDLLQSETGEDKISKAIAQILKKNKDEQNH; encoded by the coding sequence ATGATTGAAATAAAAAATATTTATAAAAAATTCGGTAAACTCGAAGTGCTTTCGGATGTGAATCTTTCCTGTAAAAAAGGGGAATGCATCGCGCTAATCGGACCAAATGGTTGCGGAAAAACCACTTTGATTAAATCTATACTCGGAATGGTTTTGCCCGATAAAGGTTCAATAGAATTTAACGGAAAAACTGTGCTCAAAGAATATTTGTACCGAGAAAACATTGGTTATATGCCACAAATTGGCCGCTATCCGGATAACATGAGTATCGGTCAGATTATCGACATGATTAAAAAAATCAGAAACTGTCAAAGTGAGTTGGATGAAGACTTGCTGAAAGCTTTTGAAATCGAAAAAATGTACGATAAAAAAATGCGCACCTTATCCGGCGGAACTACCCAAAAGATAAGTGCTGTTTTGGCCTTTTTGTTCAACCCGGATGTTTTGATTTTAGACGAGCCGACAGCCGGTTTAGATCCTTTGGCTTCTGAAATTCTGAAAGAAAAAATCATAAAGGAAAAAGAGAAAGGTAAGCTCATTTTTATTACTTCCCACTTGTTAAGCGAGTTGGATGATTTGATTACCGAAATTATTTTCATGCAGGAAGGAAAGGTCTATTTTCATAAAAAAGTCGACTTGTTACAATCAGAAACCGGAGAAGATAAAATATCCAAAGCCATTGCCCAAATCCTAAAGAAAAACAAAGATGAACAGAATCATTAA
- a CDS encoding ABC transporter permease subunit, giving the protein MNRIIKIILLDILKNKIVLAYTLILAVLSWSSFALEDNSAKGILTILNVILFTVPLVSILFSTIYLYNSSEFIELLLSQPVKRRKIWLSLFFGLSLSMILAFFVGAGIPLLVNSPDGVGLMMLVVGCLISVVFVALAFLSSIMTRDKAKGIGIAIMTWLYFALLFDGMVLFLLFQFSDYPIENAMVGVTALSPIDLARIQILLHLDVSAMMGYTGAIFKDFFGTTIGLTVSFLLLCFWAIIPFFISLRRFNRKDL; this is encoded by the coding sequence ATGAACAGAATCATTAAAATCATTTTGCTCGACATACTGAAGAACAAAATCGTATTGGCCTATACGCTTATTTTGGCTGTGTTGTCTTGGAGTTCCTTTGCTTTAGAAGACAATTCCGCCAAAGGAATACTCACGATATTGAACGTAATTTTATTTACCGTTCCCTTAGTTTCCATATTGTTTTCCACGATTTATTTATACAACAGTTCAGAGTTTATTGAATTGTTGTTGAGCCAACCGGTTAAACGTAGAAAGATATGGTTGAGTTTGTTTTTCGGACTTTCATTGTCTATGATATTGGCCTTTTTTGTTGGTGCCGGCATTCCGTTATTGGTTAATTCTCCCGATGGAGTAGGACTGATGATGCTTGTGGTTGGCTGTTTGATCTCCGTCGTGTTCGTGGCTTTAGCTTTTCTGAGTTCGATAATGACGCGTGATAAGGCCAAAGGAATTGGGATTGCTATTATGACTTGGCTCTATTTTGCGTTGCTGTTTGACGGTATGGTGCTGTTTTTGTTATTCCAGTTTTCCGATTATCCTATCGAAAATGCGATGGTAGGCGTTACCGCTTTGAGTCCGATTGACTTGGCTCGTATCCAAATTTTATTGCACCTCGACGTTTCCGCGATGATGGGTTATACCGGAGCTATTTTTAAAGATTTTTTCGGCACAACCATTGGACTGACCGTTTCTTTTTTACTGCTTTGTTTTTGGGCCATCATTCCGTTTTTTATTTCCCTCAGAAGATTCAACCGTAAAGATTTATAG
- a CDS encoding group III truncated hemoglobin, with translation MKTDIRNRKDIEKLVNAFYTKVKTDSVIGYLFTEVAKVNWDTHLPKMYDFWENILFCTANYNGNPMMKHKELHAKSAMNQEQFIHWTLLFTATVDKLFEGPKAEEIKNRAMNIASFMMYKTLT, from the coding sequence ATGAAAACCGATATAAGAAACCGTAAAGACATTGAAAAATTGGTCAATGCTTTTTATACAAAAGTCAAAACCGATTCCGTTATAGGGTATTTATTTACCGAAGTGGCCAAGGTGAATTGGGATACGCACTTGCCCAAAATGTATGACTTTTGGGAAAACATACTCTTTTGTACCGCCAATTACAACGGAAATCCCATGATGAAACACAAAGAGTTACACGCCAAAAGCGCCATGAACCAAGAACAGTTTATCCACTGGACCTTATTATTTACGGCTACAGTAGACAAACTTTTTGAAGGACCGAAAGCCGAAGAAATTAAAAACAGGGCTATGAATATTGCTTCCTTTATGATGTATAAAACATTGACCTAA
- a CDS encoding CopD family protein has product MYHHLLLIAHLLAATIWVGGHLFLSLRFLSEAMRNKDVTIIQNFKDKFEPIGMPALVVSVLTGILMAYDYDVTFTHWFSFSGGIEKVVSVKLILLLITVGLAVNAQLFLFPKLTSKELPKAALQIILVTLIGVAMLVLGSLIRIGGL; this is encoded by the coding sequence ATGTACCACCATCTTCTTTTAATTGCGCACTTATTGGCTGCCACCATTTGGGTGGGAGGACATTTATTCTTATCGCTCAGATTCTTATCGGAAGCTATGAGAAATAAGGATGTAACTATAATACAAAACTTCAAAGACAAGTTTGAACCTATCGGCATGCCCGCTTTAGTTGTTTCGGTATTAACCGGAATTTTAATGGCGTATGATTATGATGTAACCTTCACCCATTGGTTTTCATTTTCCGGCGGTATAGAAAAGGTGGTTTCTGTCAAATTAATTTTGCTGTTGATTACAGTAGGATTGGCGGTTAATGCCCAATTGTTTTTATTCCCTAAACTGACTTCAAAAGAACTTCCCAAAGCAGCGCTGCAAATTATTTTAGTAACGCTTATCGGCGTAGCCATGTTGGTACTGGGTAGTTTAATAAGAATTGGTGGTTTGTAA
- the nadB gene encoding L-aspartate oxidase, whose translation MIHTDYLIIGSGVAGLTLALKMAERFPDRTVAIVTKSTADESNTKYAQGGIAVVQNESDDSFKKHIEDTLICGDGLCDTSVVEMVVTEGPKRLQELITWGAQFDVAADGHLDLGREGGHSKNRVVHHKDQTGYEIESTILAQVRKMSTIALYDFHFALNLITRDDKCLGAFVLNEQTHEIMVFASDYTILATGGIGKLYGHTTNPAIATGDGIAMANRAGAVITDMEFIQFHPTALYHKDLSATFLISEAVRGFGACLRTKVGRQFMPDYDTRGDLASRDIVSQSIEKELKKSGDACVYLDCTHLNASAFQEHFPMIYENCKLLNIHIEKDWIPVIPAQHYLCGGISVDQHGQTSIANLFACGECARTGLHGANRLASNSLLEALVYADNIFQFLAKATINQAEPVQTLSEWKYNYGSLIDPEFLLKMKSELQVLMQKNVGIVRNDTALFQAQMQLKIWQNQVAGLERRHRTSKEVYELKNMIAVGILVVEQSIKRKENKGGFVKESGSLQTTNSY comes from the coding sequence ATGATACATACCGATTACTTAATTATAGGTTCCGGAGTCGCCGGATTGACATTGGCCCTGAAAATGGCAGAACGATTCCCTGACCGAACAGTAGCTATAGTCACCAAATCTACAGCAGACGAGTCTAACACCAAATACGCTCAGGGCGGCATTGCTGTGGTGCAAAACGAGAGCGATGACAGTTTTAAAAAACACATTGAAGACACACTTATCTGCGGGGATGGTTTATGCGATACCAGTGTAGTAGAAATGGTCGTTACCGAAGGGCCGAAACGCCTGCAGGAGCTCATTACTTGGGGTGCCCAATTTGACGTGGCCGCTGATGGTCATCTTGATTTAGGCCGAGAAGGCGGTCATTCCAAAAACCGCGTGGTGCATCATAAAGATCAAACCGGTTACGAAATTGAAAGCACCATTTTAGCGCAAGTTCGAAAAATGAGCACTATTGCGTTGTATGATTTTCATTTTGCACTCAATTTAATAACCCGTGACGATAAATGCCTGGGGGCTTTTGTGCTGAATGAACAAACCCATGAAATTATGGTGTTTGCATCCGATTATACGATACTCGCCACCGGGGGCATTGGGAAGCTTTACGGGCATACCACCAATCCGGCTATAGCTACGGGTGACGGAATTGCCATGGCCAATCGGGCCGGTGCGGTTATAACGGATATGGAGTTCATTCAGTTTCACCCAACGGCTTTATACCATAAAGACTTAAGCGCAACGTTTTTAATTTCGGAAGCGGTTCGTGGTTTTGGCGCTTGCCTGAGAACCAAAGTCGGTCGGCAGTTTATGCCTGATTATGATACCAGAGGTGATTTGGCTTCCAGAGATATTGTATCGCAAAGCATTGAAAAAGAACTTAAAAAATCAGGCGATGCTTGTGTTTATTTGGATTGTACCCATTTGAATGCTAGTGCCTTTCAAGAACATTTTCCAATGATTTATGAAAACTGTAAACTTTTGAATATCCATATTGAAAAAGATTGGATTCCGGTTATTCCGGCGCAGCATTACTTGTGTGGCGGGATTTCGGTGGATCAACATGGACAAACCTCAATAGCTAATTTATTTGCCTGTGGAGAATGTGCCCGCACCGGCTTACATGGAGCCAATCGATTGGCATCTAATTCGCTGTTAGAAGCTTTGGTTTATGCGGATAACATCTTTCAATTTCTGGCTAAAGCAACTATAAACCAAGCCGAACCGGTACAAACGCTTTCGGAATGGAAATACAATTACGGTTCCTTGATTGATCCTGAGTTTTTACTGAAGATGAAATCGGAATTGCAGGTACTGATGCAAAAAAATGTGGGAATAGTTCGGAATGACACTGCTTTATTTCAAGCGCAAATGCAACTCAAAATTTGGCAGAATCAAGTTGCCGGTTTGGAAAGAAGACACCGAACCAGTAAAGAAGTTTATGAATTAAAAAATATGATAGCCGTTGGTATACTCGTTGTAGAACAGTCGATTAAGCGAAAAGAAAACAAAGGCGGCTTTGTAAAAGAATCAGGCTCCTTACAAACCACCAATTCTTATTAA
- the nadA gene encoding quinolinate synthase NadA, whose amino-acid sequence MQALKEKILALKKVKNAVILAHYYQEPDIQEIADYVGDSLGLSQEAAKADADIILFAGVHFMAETAKILNPNKKVILPDLNAGCSLAESCPPEIFQKFITAHPDHIVITYVNCSAEIKAMSHLVCTSSNAVKIVASVPKNIPIIFAPDKNLGRYIEQQTGRKMVLWDGSCVVHEAFSLDKLIALHQKHPNAKIIAHPESEKHILDTAAYVGSTSGMIDYVKTSSASEFIVATEAGILYKMQQEVPDKILIPAPSVENNTCACSECGFMKMNTLQKVYDCLVNESPEIKVAATIRTKALVPIERMLELSN is encoded by the coding sequence ATGCAAGCACTTAAAGAAAAAATACTGGCTTTAAAAAAAGTCAAAAATGCCGTAATCTTGGCGCATTATTATCAGGAACCCGACATTCAGGAAATAGCCGATTATGTAGGCGACAGTTTAGGATTATCCCAAGAAGCGGCCAAAGCAGATGCCGACATTATACTGTTTGCCGGGGTACATTTTATGGCCGAAACCGCTAAAATTTTGAATCCGAATAAAAAAGTAATCCTTCCTGATTTGAACGCCGGATGCTCGTTGGCCGAATCGTGCCCGCCGGAAATCTTCCAAAAATTTATAACCGCGCATCCCGATCATATTGTGATTACTTATGTCAACTGCTCGGCTGAGATTAAAGCGATGAGTCATTTGGTGTGTACTTCTTCCAATGCGGTGAAAATAGTGGCCTCAGTACCTAAAAACATTCCCATTATTTTCGCTCCCGATAAAAACCTCGGACGGTATATAGAACAACAAACCGGCAGAAAGATGGTGCTGTGGGATGGTTCTTGTGTTGTACACGAAGCTTTTTCGTTAGACAAGCTGATTGCCCTACATCAAAAACATCCGAACGCTAAAATCATTGCGCATCCCGAATCGGAAAAGCATATACTGGACACTGCGGCTTATGTCGGCTCTACTTCGGGTATGATTGACTATGTAAAAACCAGCTCGGCCAGCGAATTTATAGTGGCTACTGAAGCCGGAATCCTTTACAAAATGCAACAGGAAGTTCCCGATAAAATCTTAATTCCGGCACCCTCCGTAGAAAACAATACTTGCGCTTGCAGTGAATGTGGTTTTATGAAGATGAATACGCTGCAGAAAGTATACGATTGTTTGGTAAACGAAAGTCCGGAAATCAAAGTCGCTGCAACCATCAGAACCAAAGCTTTAGTTCCCATTGAACGCATGCTCGAATTATCTAACTAA
- the ric gene encoding iron-sulfur cluster repair di-iron protein: METINKKTIGEYVADDFRTAAVFSKYGIDFCCKGHRTLAEACEKKQISSAVLETEINAVMNMGNNQSIDFKSWPLDLLVDYIEKTHHRYVEEKSAVLRMYLDKLCKVHGGHHPELFEINTLFIEGSGELAKHMMKEELILFPFIKRMTQTKSDSISVPHFGTVDNPISMMQDEHTIEGERFAKIAELTNQYTPPADACETYKVTFAMLKEFEEDLHKHIHLENNILFPGAQVLEKQFTILDNLEHSLL, from the coding sequence ATGGAAACCATAAACAAAAAAACAATTGGTGAATACGTAGCTGATGATTTCAGAACTGCTGCTGTATTTTCAAAATACGGAATAGATTTTTGCTGCAAAGGGCATCGTACTTTGGCCGAAGCCTGCGAAAAAAAACAAATTAGTTCCGCTGTTTTAGAAACAGAAATCAACGCTGTCATGAACATGGGAAATAATCAAAGTATCGATTTTAAATCCTGGCCTTTGGATTTATTGGTGGATTATATCGAAAAAACACACCATCGCTATGTAGAGGAAAAATCAGCGGTGCTTCGTATGTATTTGGATAAACTCTGTAAAGTACACGGTGGTCACCATCCGGAGTTATTTGAAATCAATACCTTATTTATCGAAGGTTCGGGTGAGTTAGCCAAGCACATGATGAAAGAAGAACTAATCTTATTCCCATTTATCAAACGAATGACCCAAACCAAGAGCGATTCGATATCAGTACCACATTTTGGAACGGTGGATAATCCCATTAGTATGATGCAGGATGAACACACTATCGAAGGGGAGCGATTTGCTAAAATAGCCGAATTGACTAATCAATATACGCCACCGGCCGATGCCTGCGAAACGTATAAAGTAACTTTTGCGATGCTGAAAGAGTTTGAAGAAGATTTGCACAAACACATCCATTTGGAAAATAACATTCTTTTTCCCGGAGCTCAAGTATTGGAAAAACAGTTTACCATTCTCGACAATTTAGAACATTCACTACTGTAA